The proteins below are encoded in one region of Leishmania mexicana MHOM/GT/2001/U1103 complete genome, chromosome 27:
- a CDS encoding putative amino acid permease, with translation MASKETNPLNDRYREPSSNQGHGDRLDRRAEFEMGVAQGYDAKDVRRVQDVSSAESSDPYDFSRCDPKRQIELQDKIRADRVARRLVPANVFQKYFNYVVPYGGLVSTGLNLASSSIGAGIIALPYAFNASGLVMAIIYMVMIAYLTIYSYYLLGQTGAKTGLRNYEQIVRTLMGPGADYFLAFCMWFLSFGAEVSYVISVKDVLTAFLEDADSTPAFLLNIWGQRLLTFVVWFVAMLPLCLPKEINTLRYFSCVAIVFIVYFVIAMVVHSAQNGLRADPQPEIRMFTTGNTAVSGMSTFIFAFLSQLNAYECFEEMHNPTPLRLTLGATISVSIVFVLYFLSGLFGYLDFGTEMTGSALKKYRPVKDVMMGIGYGGILFKLCVGYGLHMIPVRDAIYHCVRVDVHTFPWWKNACVCALMAWLSLVAGLFIPSINVVFGLVGGFSGGFIGFIYPSFMVMYAGNWSLSSVGWFHYLSTYFLLIVGVVGVVWGTASAIYGEL, from the coding sequence ATGGCGAGCAAGGAAACAAACCCTCTGAATGACCGGTATCGTGAGCCCTCTAGCAATCAGGGTCACGGGGATCGGCTCGATCGACGCGCCGAGTTCGAAATGGGAGTAGCGCAGGGATACGACGCGAAAGATGTGAGACGGGTACAGGACGTCTCGTCGGCTGAGTCGTCTGACCCATACGACTTCTCGCGGTGCGATCCGAAGCGCCAGATCGAGCTGCAGGACAAGATCCGCGCTGATCGCGTGgctcgccgcctcgtccccGCGAATGTGTTCCAGAAGTACTTCAACTACGTCGTGCCCTACGGCGGTCTGGTTTCCACCGGCCTCAACCtggccagctcctccatTGGTGCGGGCATCATTGCGCTACCCTACGCCTTCAACGCCTCTGGTCTTGTTATGGCCATCATCTATATGGTCATGATTGCCTACCTCACCATCTACTCCTACTACCTGCTGGGGCAGACGGGCGCGAAGACTGGCCTGCGCAACTACGAGCAGATCGTGCGCACGCTCATGGGCCCCGGCGCGGACTACTTCCTCGCCTTCTGCATGTGGTTTCTCAGCTTTGGCGCGGAGGTGTCGTACGTCATCTCCGTGAAGGATGTGCTAACGGCCTTCCTCGAGGACGCGGACAGCACGCCGGCGTTCCTGCTGAACATCTGGGGCCAGCGCCTTCTCACGTTCGTCGTGTGGTTCGTGGccatgctgccgctgtgcctgCCGAAGGAGATCAACACGCTGCGCTACTTCTCCTGCGTCGCGATTGTGTTCATAGTGTACTTTGTGATTGCAATGGTAGTGCACAGCGCACAGAACGGCCTGCGCGCCGATCCGCAGCCGGAGATCCGGATGTTCACGACGGGCAACACCGCCGTTTCCGGGATGTCTACGTTCATTTTCGCCTTCCTATCGCAGCTCAACGCGTATGAATGTTTTGAGGAGATGCACAACCCcacaccgctgcgcctcacgcTGGGCGCCACCATCTCTGTGAGTATTGTGTTTGTGCTGTACTTCCTCTCCGGCCTCTTTGGGTACCTGGACTTCGGCACCGAGATGACCGGGTCCGCGCTGAAGAAGTACAGGCCGGTGAAGGACGTCATGATGGGCATCGGCTACGGTGGTATTCTGTTCAAGCTGTGCGTTGGCTACGGTCTGCACATGATCCCTGTTCGTGATGCCATCTACCACTGCGTCCGCGTGGACGTGCACACGTTTCCGTGGTGGAAgaacgcgtgcgtgtgtgccctcaTGGCGTGGCTGTCGCTGGTGGCTGGCCTGTTCATCCCGAGCATCAACGTCGTCTTCGGCCTCGTTGGCGGCTTCTCTGGCGGCTTCATTGGTTTCATCTACCCCTCCTTCATGGTGATGTACGCCGGCAACTGGTCGCTGTCGTCGGTCGGGTGGTTCCACTACCTGTCCACTTACTTTTTGCTGATTGTCGGTGTTGTGGGCGTCGTGTGGGGCACGGCCAGCGCCATCTATGGCGAACTTTGa